In Kaistella sp. 97-N-M2, the sequence GACGCGAGCTTTGTCTAAGCCAAGTCCTTCAGTATAAGCTTTTCTACCCACCGAAACCAGCACGTAATCGCCTTCGAAAACGACTTCCTCCCCTTTTTTATCTTTTGCCGTTACTTTTACCGTATCGCCGTTTCTTTCCACCGACTGAACGCCCGTAGAAAGGTTAAATTTCATACCTTGTTTTCTCAGAACTTTATTTAATTCTTTAGACAAAGAAGCATCCATGGTTGGGATAATTTTATCCATAAATTCTACCACCGTTACTTCAGAACCCAATCTTTTATACACCGAACCCAATTCGAGACCGATAACGCCGCCGCCGATGACGATCAAGTGTTTCGGAATTTCTTTCAGTTCCAAAGCTTCTGTAGAAGTGATGATTCTTTCCTTATCTAAAGTAATAAAAGGCAAATTGCTCGGTTTAGAACCCGTTGCGATAATCGTATATTTAGAATCGATGGTTTCTGCAGAACCATCGTTTTTTGTCACTTTTATTTGAGTTGCAGATTCAAAACTTCCCACGCCTTCAAAAACGGTGATCTTGTTTTTATCCATCAAAAACTGAATACCTTTCGTGGTTTGATCTACCACTTCTCTTTTACGAGCGATCATGCGGGACAAATCTGCCACCGGATCATTAATGATAATTCCGTGATTGGCGAAATCGTGTTTGGCGTTATAAAAATGCTCCGAAGAATCCAACAGTGCTTTACTCGGAATGCATCCTACGTTCAGGCAAGTGCCACCCAAAACGGAATATTTCTCGATAATTGCTGTTTTGAAACCCAGTTGTGCGCAACGAATTGCGGCAACATAACCTCCGGGACCGGAACCGATTACGGTAACATCGAATTGACTCATATTGATCTTTTTATGATTGAATTAAAAGTAGGGCAAATTTACAAAATATTTTCCCGTTCTGTGTTGTGGAAATATAGATTTTCCTCGATCTTATTCCGAGGAATGAGGAACGAATGACGAGGCAATCTGTTGAATAAAAAGCTAATATTTCTTAGGAGCCGGGAACCTGCTTTCCGCTGTATCTTTTTTTCCGCTGCGCTGCGAAAAAGGATGTCGCTGCAATCAGGGCTATGAGATTGGGATTTTGAAGTGACGACATATATAAAACTAAAAACTGTGCTTTTAATAAATTCAAGATTTATCTAAAAAGCAGCTCTTAATTAAAATTATAAAAATTCATACATTTACAAGTATTCCTTAAAACCGTGAAAAATTATATTTATAAAACATTCATTGCTCATTTATTTGGATTTCTTGCGCTTATCCTGACGCATCTATTATGGTCATTAAGTGCCTATGGAAATGCCTCAAGTGGAGACACGGGAATAATAATTTTCTGGGCTGCAATATTTTTAATTTTATTTTATTTAGTTTTTGTTATAATTCCAAAAAAGTTACTCGAAAACATTGCTAGAAAAACGAATATCTATATTTTTTCTTTAGGGTTTGCATTTTACGCTCTTCTAGCATATATTTTAATGATCGGTTGGATTTTTCTAAATTCAAATTTTCAAGGGGTTTTTCTGGATGCTTTTTTTTATGGATTGACATTTGGAACTGTTTTTCACCAACTTGAAAATCAAAATAAAAAGTTAAAATTGAAAGATTTTGCTCTTCTTTTTTCTCTACCGATAATTGCTTTTTTTTTTTACATTTTAATTTTGCCAAAATTATTTCCATCATTTGCTTTTAAGATAGTTCCTAAACAATCGAAAGAACAAATACTTAAAGAGACAAATAAGTAAATTCAAGAAAGGAGATGATTTTAATGATTTAAAAAATGCTTTACCAGGATATTTTGTTAATATTGGTTGCGATTTTAGCACAAGCGCTTTAGTGGAAGATTTCCAATATTCTTTAGTTGTAGAAAACTGTAGGATAACAAAAATAGAATCCGGACCAAGAAAAAACAATAGGGGCATTACAGAAATGGTAGTCGAAACGCCGCTTAAAAAGGAATAGTTTTTATAAAACATAATCGATTCTAAATTAAATTTAAAGAATAAAAAGATAAAAATTTAAATGAAAATTAAATCCCCAAATACGTCGCTCCCGCAATAAAAAAAACCAACTCCGGAAAGTTGGTTTTGCTTTATTTGCATAAAGATAACTTATTTTACATCGTCCATTTTTTGTGTGGCGGCCATCGAAACCATCAGATCGTTTAACATAGAGTTGGCTGCATTTGGCGAATTTGGCAAGAGAACCAAACTGCTCTTATTGCTGGATCCGATTGCCTGAAGCGTATCATAATGCTGCGTGACAACGATCAACGCCGAAGCTTCCTGTGCGTTAATATTGGCTTCGTTTAACATTTTTACAGATTCTACCAAACCTGCGGCGATTTCCCGACGCTGATCGGCAATACCCTGACCCTGCAATTTTTTAGATTCCGCTTCCGCTTTCGCTACGGCCACAATCCGGATTTTCTGCGCTTCAGATTCGTATTCCGCTGCCGTTTTCTCCCGCTCTGCCGCGTTAATTCGGTTCATCGCATGTTTCACCTGCTCGTCCGGATCGATATCCGTTACCAATGCTTTAATGATGTCGTATCCGTAACTCTGCATCGCTTCCTGAAGCTCACTTTTCACTGCGATGGCAACGTCGTCTTTTCGAACGAAAACGTCATCCAGTTTCAACTTTGGAACTTCTGCGCGCACTACATCGAAAACGTATGAAGTGATCTGGTTTTCCGGATTTTCCAAGCGGTAAAACGCGTCTGCAACCTGCGAAAATATCACCTGATACTGCACGGAGACTTTCATTCGAACAAAAACATTATCCAATGTCTTCGTATCGATAATCACATCCAACTGCTGAATCCGGAGGTTCATCCGTTTTGCAACCTGATCGATAAACGGGATCTTAAGGTGCAGGCCCGACTGGCGCACGATGTGAAATTTCCCCAAACGCTCAACAATAGCGGCGGTTGCCTGCTTCACTGTAAAAAAGGAGGCGAATAAAACAATAAGTCCAAAAAAGACTATAATTCCTAAAAATGCCATGATTTAAATTTAAAATGGTTAATAATTTAATCAGTCTTTTTGATCTGATTTGTTATAAAGATAAATAAAAAAAGGAGACACACAATTATAAAAGGTTAAAACACCTTATTTGTGCAGCGACATCACTGTTTTTAAAGGAGTTAGGGATGAAATTCTAATTTTATTGTAAATTTGATAGACCAGCATTCACAGAACAATATTTTATCAACTTCAAAGAAAATTCTTTCAGAATACTTACCCTCACATTTTCGACTAATTCATTTTATCACTGTAAACCAATCGATTATGTCTTCCACAAAAATTATCAACGATCTTGCGTACGAACGTTTTCAGGAGGCAACTTCCAAAATCGAGCACGTTAAAAAAGGCATCCAGGAAACCCGAATGGGCGAAGCCAGCCTTACCGATATTCAAACCGACAGCGACAAGCTTTCCAAAAGGATCGCGCGCGAAAATATGCCTATTTCGGCCGCCTTGGAAAGGATTAACGGCGTACCTAATTTTCAGGATATCAATATCCTCTATAAGATTTTAAAGATCTCCGAATCTGTTGCCCGCATCACCATTAAAACACGGTATGGAAACTCCGGCTACGGCACAGGATTTTTGGTCGCGCCCGGCATTCTGATAACTAATAACCACGTTTTCCCTGATGCCGAAACGGCTAAAAACTCCATGGTTCAGTTCTATTATGAACTGGACGAAAATAACGAAGCCAATAAAATTCAAACTTACGGTTTCGCACCGGAAAAGCTCTTTCTGACGTCCACCTACGAAGCGCAAAAGGACAACCCGAACAGCGGCCTCGATTTTACGATCGTAGCCATTACAGAGAAATCCAAAGAGGGAAAATACATTGGCGACATTCCGCATACGGTTTTGGATGAAACTTTCGGCAAGATCATCGAAGGTGAAAACTGCGTCATCATTCAGCATCCGAAAGGCGATTATAAAAAAACCGTCATGAAAGACATCCGGATGCTCACGCTGAAAGATGACTTTTTAATCTATGAATCCGATACGCTTCCGGGCTCCTCCGGTGCGGTGGTAATTGGTCTGGGAACAGGCGAAGTCGTCGCGTTGCATCACAGCAGTATCCCGAACAAAAATCCGCAGGGACAGTGGCTTCGGAAAGACGGCGGCGTTTACAAAGACGGAGATGCCGATGAAACCATCGATTGGCTGGGGAACGAAGGGATCAGGGTGAGTTCGCTTATTCGGTGTATACGAAATATGACTTTACCGCCGGAAATGAGTCTTCTCCGAAATACCATTCTCGGAAAGCACACAGAAATCAAAAACGAACCTAAAACCACGAAACCCCGGAAAGAAAAGCCCCAAGACGATATGAAAAATTCCAACGAATCTGTTCTGAACCAGGCCGTTAATATGATTCAGAACGCGCCCTCGCGGGATAATCTTTCGCTTCAGTATTTTGAGATTGAACTCTCCAATATCAGTCTCATGCAGGACGACTGGAAGGAAAATTACAAGAAACTGGTTCCCGAAATTGTCACTTCCGAACCGCTGTTTCCTTTATCGACAATACCTTCGCAAAAAATTATTCAATATGTAACCCTTTCGTCGAATGAAAATCCCTGGGAGATCGCAGCAAAACTGGAAGCGCTGCCGCAGATAAAAACCGCGACGCCCGATCTGGAAATGGAAACCGACCTTCAAAAGAAAACAAGGAACAACAATCAACTCACAGAATCCGACATGCTGGAAAGTATGAAAACCAGCAATGCCGCGGGCCGAGAAGATGACTTTAAAACCAAATGGAGCGCTTCGCCCTTTTTTACACTCGACGATTCCGACGTTGTTAATCAAAGACTTTGGAACCGAACCGCCGTGGGTTTAAACCTGAAAAATAAAAAAGGAACAAATGTAACTTCTTTGTTAGATGAACTTTTTAAAGCAAAAAAATCAGCAGCAGGCGATGCTGAACAGGATGAAAATCCAGACGAAAATGCCATTATTGAGAACCTCAAAAAAATAAATTTGGTTCAACTCGATACAGGTTACACCGATCATGCGAAGGTTAAGGGCCGTTTCAATTTCGACTGCGACGAGGATTTCATTGATGGTTCCGATGCGCGCGATGATATGAGAACAGGTTTGCTGCGCCATCCGGGACACGGAACGCGCACCGCAAGCATTATCACGGGCGGTGACATGAGTTCTGTTTTTAAAAACGACGGCAACTACGGCATTTTGTGCGACGAAGACAAAAATTCCCTCGTGAATATTATTCCGTACCGCATCTCCGAATCCGTGGTTTTGATCAACCGCGGAAAAAACGTTGTTGATGCCGTTAATCAGGCAGTTCATACAAATGCAGACGTCATGTTTATGTGCATGGGAAGTTATCCGCGGCCGATGATCGCCGAAGCTGCAAAAGTAGCGTACGATAATGGCGTGATCTGGGTTTGCGCCGCCGGAAATGAAGTCGAAATGGTGGTGGCGCCGGCCTTGTGTCCGGGAACGATCGCTGTTTCTGCCATCAATCCAAATCAGAAACCCTGGCGCGGTAGCAGTTATGGCCGCGAAGTCGATATTTCTGCGCCGGGTGAAGATGTTTATGTTCCTTCTATGGACGAAAAATTTAACGAAATCATGGTCTACGGCAGCGGAACAAGTTACGCAACACCACACGTTGCCGCTGCTGCTGCGCTTTGGAAAGCGACGAGACGCGAAGAAATTTTCGAAAAGTATAAATTTCCGTGGCAGATTGTGGAAGCCTTTCGAAAATGCGTAAAATCTTCCGCGACAAAACCTGCTGTTTGGGACACCGAAAATTACGGCGCCGGCATTTTGAATATTTACGATCTGCTGAAATGCGAATTGCCCGATATTGAGAAAAAAGATTACGCCTATGCCAACGATACGCGCCAGGAATGGGATTTGGGTGTTCGCGAGGCGGTGCATTTTCTCTGGAACACGTTGTTGCGAAAAACAATTTCCGCGCAGGAATCATCGCAGGAGATGCAACTCACGGAACGATCGCGAATTGCCATTGCCGCCATGACGGGAAATCCTGTTTCGACTGTTTTTGAAAGCGACAGCATCACGGCCCTCACCGATACGGAAAAAATCCTCAAAATGTATTTCGACAGCTACCAAAAAGACTAATCATGGAAAAAAAATATTTCGACCTTCATCTGCATCCGCTTTTCAAAAATTTCCTCAGTCATTACGATGTTTTGGTTCCGCCACCGAATAAAAAAATGGAGGAACTGACGAAACCCATCCGAATGTCTAACGCTTTAACGAGTGTAATGGACGAACTTTTCATCCATATTCTGAAAGGTCAGAGCAGCATTCAGCAATGTTTAAAAGGCAACGTGAATTATGCGGTCGCCGCAATTGTGAATCTGGAGCACGGTTTTGCCGACAGCCGCGGTTTTTTTGGAAATGTTTTGAAAAGCAAGTTTTCCAATCCACTCGACAAAACCTATTTCGATAAAGTCCGCAATGGCGAAGTTTCCTACTATCGTTTAATGCTGATGGAGTTGAGTCTTTACAAACAGCTGCGCGACTACAAAGACAGCCCAATTAGCATCTTATCCCGAAACGCGCCGAAAAATTCCGCGCAGAAACCCTTGAATATAATTTTCAGTTTAGAAGGTTCTCATAATTTCAGCAAACTGATGGTGGGAAATCCTTTAAAGATCGACTATGTGGAAGACCGGTTTGTGGATTTGAAAAAAACCATTAAACTTTCGCAGGTCGCAGATCATCTTTGGCGGGAAATGATCGTCGATACCGAAAACGGCGGAAGTCCCGCGGACAATTACAGCCAAAGTCCGGCGGTTAATCTGGAGAAGTTTTACAGAAGTTTGTCTCAGGAAAAAATGGACCTTCTTTACCTAACGCTCACGCATCTCACGCACATCAACGAACAGTTCTTGGCGACGCATGCTTTCGGCATGAAAATGCTTAAACATCCGTCGTTTTATCCCTTCGGAAATGGAATTACAACCTTAGGCTTCGAAGTCATCGAAAAATGCTACTCCATGACGAACGAAAAAAACGAGTACCGCCCAATCCTTGTGGATATGAAACATTTGGGCTTAAAATCTCGGCAGGATTATTATGCCTTCCGGAAATCTTTAATTCAAAAAGAAAAAAAATACGCGCAGATTCCCATCATCGCTTCGCATATCGGCGTTACCGGATATACGGTTAACGAATGGAAAAATGCCCTGAAGCGCGATACGTGCACGGTGTACAATTATGAAGGTGCGCGAGCAGTCTCGCTGGAAATGAACAAAAAAAACTGCGGCAAATGGGGCTCTTTCGTGAATAACGATTTTACTTACAATCCGTGGTCCATCAACCTGATGGATGAAGACATTACGGAAATTTTAAACAGCAACGGAATCATCGGGATGAGCCTCGACGTACGGATTTTAGGATTTCAGTCTGAGTACGGCATCAGTT encodes:
- a CDS encoding SPFH domain-containing protein; protein product: MAFLGIIVFFGLIVLFASFFTVKQATAAIVERLGKFHIVRQSGLHLKIPFIDQVAKRMNLRIQQLDVIIDTKTLDNVFVRMKVSVQYQVIFSQVADAFYRLENPENQITSYVFDVVRAEVPKLKLDDVFVRKDDVAIAVKSELQEAMQSYGYDIIKALVTDIDPDEQVKHAMNRINAAEREKTAAEYESEAQKIRIVAVAKAEAESKKLQGQGIADQRREIAAGLVESVKMLNEANINAQEASALIVVTQHYDTLQAIGSSNKSSLVLLPNSPNAANSMLNDLMVSMAATQKMDDVK
- the lpdA gene encoding dihydrolipoyl dehydrogenase is translated as MSQFDVTVIGSGPGGYVAAIRCAQLGFKTAIIEKYSVLGGTCLNVGCIPSKALLDSSEHFYNAKHDFANHGIIINDPVADLSRMIARKREVVDQTTKGIQFLMDKNKITVFEGVGSFESATQIKVTKNDGSAETIDSKYTIIATGSKPSNLPFITLDKERIITSTEALELKEIPKHLIVIGGGVIGLELGSVYKRLGSEVTVVEFMDKIIPTMDASLSKELNKVLRKQGMKFNLSTGVQSVERNGDTVKVTAKDKKGEEVVFEGDYVLVSVGRKAYTEGLGLDKARVDLTERGMVKTNEHLQTNVPNIYAIGDVVAGAMLAHKASEEGTLVAELIAGQKPHINYNLIPGVVYTWPEVAAVGKTEEQLKAEGVAIKIGNFPMRALGRSRASGDVDGFIKIIADEKTDEILGVHMIGARAADLIAEAVVAMEYRASAEDISRMSHAHPTYAEAMKEAALDATGKRALHF
- a CDS encoding S8 family serine peptidase; protein product: MSSTKIINDLAYERFQEATSKIEHVKKGIQETRMGEASLTDIQTDSDKLSKRIARENMPISAALERINGVPNFQDINILYKILKISESVARITIKTRYGNSGYGTGFLVAPGILITNNHVFPDAETAKNSMVQFYYELDENNEANKIQTYGFAPEKLFLTSTYEAQKDNPNSGLDFTIVAITEKSKEGKYIGDIPHTVLDETFGKIIEGENCVIIQHPKGDYKKTVMKDIRMLTLKDDFLIYESDTLPGSSGAVVIGLGTGEVVALHHSSIPNKNPQGQWLRKDGGVYKDGDADETIDWLGNEGIRVSSLIRCIRNMTLPPEMSLLRNTILGKHTEIKNEPKTTKPRKEKPQDDMKNSNESVLNQAVNMIQNAPSRDNLSLQYFEIELSNISLMQDDWKENYKKLVPEIVTSEPLFPLSTIPSQKIIQYVTLSSNENPWEIAAKLEALPQIKTATPDLEMETDLQKKTRNNNQLTESDMLESMKTSNAAGREDDFKTKWSASPFFTLDDSDVVNQRLWNRTAVGLNLKNKKGTNVTSLLDELFKAKKSAAGDAEQDENPDENAIIENLKKINLVQLDTGYTDHAKVKGRFNFDCDEDFIDGSDARDDMRTGLLRHPGHGTRTASIITGGDMSSVFKNDGNYGILCDEDKNSLVNIIPYRISESVVLINRGKNVVDAVNQAVHTNADVMFMCMGSYPRPMIAEAAKVAYDNGVIWVCAAGNEVEMVVAPALCPGTIAVSAINPNQKPWRGSSYGREVDISAPGEDVYVPSMDEKFNEIMVYGSGTSYATPHVAAAAALWKATRREEIFEKYKFPWQIVEAFRKCVKSSATKPAVWDTENYGAGILNIYDLLKCELPDIEKKDYAYANDTRQEWDLGVREAVHFLWNTLLRKTISAQESSQEMQLTERSRIAIAAMTGNPVSTVFESDSITALTDTEKILKMYFDSYQKD